In Sphingobacterium sp. R2, the genomic stretch AAAAGAAAAAACGTGGATAGTCTCAAGCTATCCACGTTTTTTATAAATCTTAACTTTCAATAACATGAATTTTGTCATAATCGTTGCAGCCGGAACAGGAAGCAGAATGAATAGCGACCTTCCTAAGCAGTTTGTTTGTTTAAATGAACTGCCCATTGTCATGCATACAATTAATCGATTTTGCCAATGTAAGATTGTATCGGAAGTAATACTAGTAATCAGTGAGGTAATGGCGGAATTCTGGAATGAACTATGCTCGGAGCATGAATTTACTTCACCTATCCATCTCACTTATGGTGGAAGAACCCGATTCGAAAGTGTTAAAAATGGAATTAATTATATTGAGCAAAATTTTAAAATCGGTTCAGAAGATTATATCGCAGTACACGATGCGGCTCGTCCTATCATTACTGAAGACCTTGTAAACAAAGCATTTGAAGGAGCCTATGATCATCGAGCGATTGTATTAGGGCAAAAGAGTATTGAATCCGTCCGGATGGGAGATGTTTCCTTTAATTCGGCCGTAGATAGAAATCATATTTGGTTAATACAGACGCCGCAGGTATTTCATGGAGAGTTACTATTAAAATCGTATCAGCAAGTGGAAGATCCCCTTTTTACGGATGATGCGTCTGTGGTAGAGAAGATGGGCAACAGTATCGCTATTATAGAAGGTGATGCTAAAAATATAAAGATCACCTATCCTCAAGATCTACAAATTGCCCAGCTCTATTTAAATTTGATTTGAAATGTATTACGCATT encodes the following:
- the ispD gene encoding 2-C-methyl-D-erythritol 4-phosphate cytidylyltransferase, whose amino-acid sequence is MNFVIIVAAGTGSRMNSDLPKQFVCLNELPIVMHTINRFCQCKIVSEVILVISEVMAEFWNELCSEHEFTSPIHLTYGGRTRFESVKNGINYIEQNFKIGSEDYIAVHDAARPIITEDLVNKAFEGAYDHRAIVLGQKSIESVRMGDVSFNSAVDRNHIWLIQTPQVFHGELLLKSYQQVEDPLFTDDASVVEKMGNSIAIIEGDAKNIKITYPQDLQIAQLYLNLI